A single region of the Marinobacter salinus genome encodes:
- the fmdA gene encoding formamidase translates to MAETIIKIDLNKSAYENDKIHNRWHPDIPLVATVKPGDDFIVECYDWTGGQIKNDDSADDVRDVDLSQVHFLSGPIGVEGAEPGDLLEVDILDIGTFEESQWGFNGFFSKQNGGGFLTEHFPEAQKSIWDFNGMFTKSRHIPNVEFAGLIHPGLIGCLPSKELLDTWNKREAGLVATDPERVPELAALPNGDTAHMGKMTGDAAKAAGAEAARTVPPREHGGNCDIKDLSRGSKVYFPVYVDGAGLSVGDLHFSQGDGEITFCGAIEMAGWIHLRVNLIKDGVKKYGIKNPVFKPSPIKPRYDDYVIFEGISVDEDGGQHYLDVHVAYRQACLNAIEYMTKFGYTKAQAYAILGCAPVEGHISGVVDIPNACATLWLPTGIFDFDINPSADGPKKMVSGGMDVPLSKDKE, encoded by the coding sequence ATGGCTGAAACCATTATCAAGATCGATCTGAACAAGTCGGCCTACGAGAACGACAAAATTCACAACCGCTGGCACCCGGACATTCCGCTGGTGGCGACGGTTAAGCCCGGCGACGACTTCATCGTGGAGTGCTACGACTGGACCGGCGGCCAGATCAAGAACGATGACAGCGCGGACGATGTGCGCGATGTGGATCTCAGCCAGGTGCACTTCCTGTCTGGCCCCATTGGTGTGGAAGGCGCGGAGCCCGGCGACCTGCTGGAAGTAGACATCCTCGACATCGGCACCTTCGAAGAGAGCCAGTGGGGTTTCAACGGCTTCTTCTCCAAGCAGAATGGTGGTGGCTTCCTGACCGAACACTTCCCGGAAGCCCAGAAGAGCATCTGGGACTTCAACGGCATGTTCACCAAATCCCGCCACATTCCCAATGTGGAATTCGCCGGCCTGATTCACCCGGGCCTGATCGGCTGCCTGCCGTCCAAAGAGTTGCTGGACACCTGGAACAAGCGTGAGGCTGGACTGGTCGCCACTGACCCGGAGCGGGTGCCGGAACTGGCAGCCCTGCCCAACGGCGATACCGCCCACATGGGTAAGATGACCGGTGATGCCGCCAAAGCCGCAGGCGCCGAAGCGGCCCGCACCGTTCCGCCCCGTGAGCACGGCGGTAACTGTGACATCAAGGATCTTTCCCGTGGTTCCAAGGTTTACTTCCCGGTTTACGTGGACGGTGCTGGTCTCTCGGTTGGTGACCTGCACTTCAGCCAGGGCGACGGCGAGATTACCTTCTGTGGCGCCATCGAGATGGCTGGCTGGATCCACCTGCGGGTGAACCTGATCAAAGACGGCGTGAAGAAGTACGGCATCAAGAACCCGGTGTTCAAGCCCAGCCCGATCAAGCCCCGTTACGACGACTACGTGATCTTCGAAGGCATCTCGGTCGACGAAGACGGCGGCCAGCATTACCTGGACGTGCACGTGGCCTATCGCCAGGCCTGTTTGAACGCCATCGAGTACATGACCAAGTTCGGCTACACCAAGGCCCAGGCCTACGCCATTCTGGGCTGTGCACCGGTGGAAGGACATATCAGCGGCGTGGTGGACATCCCGAACGCCTGCGCCACCCTCTGGCTGCCAACGGGCATCTTTGACTTCGACATCAACCCTTCTGCCGACGGGCCGAAGAAGATGGTCAGCGGAGGAATGGACGTACCGCTGTCGAAAGATAAGGAGTAA
- a CDS encoding zinc ribbon domain-containing protein gives MPVYDYKCRDHGLFNTLATMDDAAKPAECPTCKVLSPRVIVLPPEIAAMDPAKRKAQDRNERSRHEPVFSTADRRANDKEHSRSCGCGSPKPGKSMLFYTADGKKMFPSMRPWMISH, from the coding sequence ATGCCTGTGTATGACTACAAGTGTCGTGACCATGGCTTGTTCAACACACTGGCGACCATGGATGACGCCGCCAAGCCGGCGGAGTGCCCCACCTGCAAGGTGCTGTCGCCCAGAGTGATTGTGTTGCCGCCGGAAATTGCGGCCATGGACCCGGCAAAACGCAAGGCCCAGGACAGGAACGAACGTTCCCGCCACGAGCCGGTGTTCTCAACCGCCGACCGACGGGCGAACGACAAAGAGCACAGCCGCAGTTGCGGTTGTGGTTCCCCCAAACCCGGTAAGTCGATGCTGTTCTACACCGCCGACGGGAAAAAAATGTTCCCCTCCATGCGGCCCTGGATGATCAGCCACTGA
- a CDS encoding ribonucleoside-diphosphate reductase subunit alpha produces the protein MSNSALAEPQPSAPTDTESLQVIKRNGTLVGFNPSKITVAVIKAFLAVEGDKAAGSARINDAVHRVTEQVVQAISRRLKAGGKVHIEDIQDQVELALMRAEEQKVARAYVLYREEHARQRAHDDPMEAHPHLTVKKASGEIAPLDLGLMKLQVEQAATGLEGIDGDSLVEDALTNLYDGIAEEDVLSALVMTARSRIEREPDYSAVTARLLLEQLRLENASALSLSTDLPLAEIYPQALRAFIAAGIRYELLDEALAEFDLERLGAALKPERDLQFGFLGLQTLYDRYFLHWNKARLELPQVFFMRVAMGLALREDDPNARAIEFYNLLSSFDYMASTPTLFNSGTRHSQLSSCYLTTVGDDLEDIYGAIRDNAMLSKWAGGLGNDWTPVRALGSHIKGTNGQSQGVVPFLKVVNDTAVAVNQGGKRKGAVCAYLESWHLDIEEFLELRKNTGDERRRTHDMNTANWVPDLLIERMREDRNWTLFSPSDVPDLHDLYGNEFRERYEHYEALAEQGKIALSKTIPAKQLWRKMLTVLFETGHPWITFKDPCNLRSPQQHLGVVHSSNLCTEITLNTSADEIAVCNLGSVNLAAHIVNGELDVQRLERTVTTAVRMLDNVIDINYYAVPQARNSNLRHRPVGLGLMGFQDALYQLGLPYTSPEAVEFADVAMEQLSYFAIRASAALAGERGAYDSYEGSLWQQGILPIDSISLLKKARREGDIAVNTNARLDWTPVRDLMEKNGMRNSNVMAIAPTATISNIVGVSQSIEPAYQNLFVKSNLSGEFTVVNPSLVRDLKAEGLWDNVMVNDLKYFDGSVQQIDRISPQLKARYATAFEIDARWLVEAAARRQKWLDQAQSLNLYMAEPSGKKLDALYQLAWERGLKTTYYLRSLGATGAEKTAPVAAPQPQVCSIDEPDCEACQ, from the coding sequence ATGTCCAACTCTGCCCTGGCTGAACCCCAGCCATCCGCCCCAACCGACACCGAATCCCTGCAGGTCATCAAGCGCAACGGCACTCTCGTTGGCTTCAACCCGTCCAAGATCACCGTCGCCGTCATCAAGGCGTTTCTGGCCGTGGAAGGGGACAAGGCCGCCGGCTCCGCCCGCATCAACGACGCCGTGCACCGGGTCACCGAACAAGTAGTCCAGGCCATCAGCCGGCGTTTGAAGGCTGGCGGCAAGGTCCATATCGAAGACATCCAGGACCAGGTGGAACTGGCGCTGATGCGCGCAGAAGAACAGAAAGTCGCCCGGGCCTACGTGCTGTACCGGGAAGAACACGCCCGGCAGCGCGCCCACGACGATCCGATGGAAGCCCACCCGCACCTGACCGTGAAAAAAGCCAGTGGCGAGATCGCCCCGCTGGACCTGGGCCTGATGAAACTGCAGGTGGAGCAGGCCGCTACCGGCCTGGAAGGCATTGACGGTGATTCCCTGGTCGAAGACGCGTTGACCAACCTGTATGACGGCATTGCCGAGGAAGACGTGCTCTCTGCCCTGGTAATGACCGCCCGAAGCCGCATTGAACGGGAGCCGGACTACAGCGCCGTCACCGCCCGACTGCTGCTGGAACAACTGCGGCTGGAGAACGCCAGCGCGTTGAGCTTATCCACAGACCTGCCGCTGGCGGAGATTTATCCACAGGCTTTGAGGGCCTTCATTGCCGCCGGCATCCGCTACGAATTACTGGACGAAGCGCTGGCCGAGTTTGATCTGGAGCGCCTGGGCGCCGCCCTGAAACCGGAGCGTGACCTGCAGTTCGGCTTCCTTGGCCTGCAAACCCTGTACGACCGCTACTTCCTGCACTGGAACAAAGCCCGCCTGGAACTGCCCCAGGTGTTCTTCATGCGCGTGGCTATGGGCCTGGCCCTGCGGGAAGACGACCCGAATGCCCGCGCCATCGAGTTCTACAACCTGCTCTCTTCGTTCGACTACATGGCCTCCACCCCAACGCTGTTTAACAGCGGCACCCGCCACTCCCAGCTGTCGTCCTGCTACCTCACCACTGTGGGTGATGATCTGGAAGACATCTACGGCGCCATCCGCGACAACGCCATGCTCTCGAAATGGGCCGGTGGCCTGGGCAACGACTGGACGCCGGTGCGTGCGCTCGGCTCCCACATCAAGGGCACCAACGGCCAGAGCCAGGGCGTGGTGCCGTTCCTGAAGGTGGTGAACGACACCGCTGTGGCGGTGAACCAGGGGGGCAAACGCAAGGGCGCGGTGTGCGCCTACCTGGAAAGCTGGCACCTGGACATCGAAGAATTTCTGGAATTGCGAAAGAATACCGGTGACGAACGCCGCCGCACCCACGACATGAACACCGCCAACTGGGTGCCGGACCTGCTGATCGAACGCATGCGCGAAGACCGGAACTGGACTCTGTTCTCCCCTAGCGACGTACCGGATTTGCACGACCTCTACGGCAATGAGTTCCGCGAACGCTACGAGCATTACGAGGCGCTGGCGGAGCAGGGCAAGATTGCCCTTTCCAAGACAATTCCGGCCAAACAGCTCTGGCGCAAAATGCTCACGGTGCTGTTCGAAACCGGCCACCCGTGGATCACCTTCAAGGACCCCTGCAACCTACGTTCGCCCCAGCAGCACCTGGGCGTGGTGCACAGCTCGAATCTGTGTACCGAAATTACCCTGAACACCAGCGCCGATGAAATCGCCGTGTGCAATCTGGGCTCAGTGAACCTGGCTGCCCACATCGTCAATGGCGAGCTTGACGTGCAGCGCCTGGAGCGCACCGTGACCACCGCCGTGCGCATGCTCGATAATGTTATCGACATCAACTACTACGCGGTGCCCCAGGCCCGCAACTCCAACCTCAGGCACCGCCCGGTGGGCCTGGGACTGATGGGTTTTCAGGATGCGCTTTATCAGCTGGGCCTGCCCTATACCAGCCCGGAAGCGGTGGAATTCGCGGACGTGGCCATGGAGCAGCTCAGCTACTTCGCCATCCGTGCCTCCGCAGCGCTGGCGGGAGAGCGGGGTGCCTACGACAGCTACGAAGGCTCCCTGTGGCAGCAGGGAATCCTGCCCATCGATTCCATCAGCCTGCTCAAGAAAGCGCGCAGGGAAGGGGACATCGCCGTCAACACCAACGCCCGGCTGGACTGGACCCCGGTGCGGGACCTGATGGAGAAAAACGGCATGCGCAACAGCAACGTGATGGCCATTGCCCCCACCGCCACCATCTCCAACATCGTGGGCGTGTCCCAGTCCATCGAGCCGGCGTACCAGAACCTGTTTGTGAAATCGAACCTCTCCGGTGAGTTCACTGTGGTGAACCCCTCACTGGTCCGCGATCTGAAAGCCGAAGGCCTGTGGGACAACGTGATGGTCAATGACCTGAAATACTTCGATGGCTCCGTACAGCAGATCGACCGCATTTCACCTCAACTGAAAGCCCGCTACGCCACCGCGTTCGAGATTGACGCCCGCTGGCTGGTGGAAGCCGCTGCCCGCCGGCAGAAATGGCTCGATCAGGCCCAGAGCCTGAACCTGTATATGGCGGAACCCAGTGGCAAGAAGCTGGATGCCCTTTACCAGCTGGCTTGGGAGCGTGGTCTGAAAACCACCTACTACCTGCGCTCTCTCGGTGCTACCGGCGCTGAAAAAACTGCCCCGGTTGCTGCACCGCAGCCGCAGGTGTGCAGCATTGATGAGCCGGACTGCGAAGCCTGTCAGTAA
- a CDS encoding ribonucleotide-diphosphate reductase subunit beta, translating into MLDWDDELKTERKPAASSGPAPVNVDDKRVVNGNTDINQLAPFKYPWAWEYFMNANKNHWTPLDVNMAQDVHDYHHRLTAPEKHVYENVLAYLTTSDILAMRNIGLAVMEKMSAPELQIYQARQVYEEAMHTWAYQHCIETLNLDQSEIYNRYRVVPAINGKIQIANRRLDAAMRPDMNLRNKDDLQEFIMSYLFFAAVFEGTWFYNGFSPIFALQRRGLMRGTGEQLQYILRDEAMHFSFGLKVVNQIVEEENIAFDPKAVREMWDESEAAETAYANYILRDPILGYSAEYHSEQFRFVANRRARTVGLDEPFPGAKNVSPWLDEQATMRKEKNFFETRVIEYQTGAQLEW; encoded by the coding sequence ATGCTGGACTGGGACGACGAACTGAAAACCGAACGCAAACCGGCCGCGAGCAGCGGCCCGGCCCCCGTGAACGTGGACGACAAACGGGTGGTTAATGGCAACACCGACATCAACCAACTGGCACCCTTCAAGTACCCCTGGGCCTGGGAGTACTTCATGAACGCCAACAAGAACCACTGGACCCCGCTGGATGTGAACATGGCCCAGGACGTCCACGACTACCACCACCGGCTGACAGCACCAGAAAAGCATGTGTATGAAAACGTACTCGCCTACCTCACTACCTCCGACATCCTGGCGATGCGCAACATCGGCCTTGCAGTGATGGAAAAAATGAGCGCGCCGGAACTGCAGATCTACCAGGCCCGGCAGGTGTACGAAGAGGCCATGCACACCTGGGCGTACCAGCACTGCATCGAAACCCTGAACCTGGACCAGAGCGAGATCTACAACCGCTACCGCGTGGTGCCGGCCATCAATGGCAAGATCCAGATCGCCAATCGCCGGCTGGACGCCGCCATGCGCCCGGACATGAACCTGCGGAACAAGGACGACCTGCAGGAATTCATCATGTCCTACCTGTTCTTCGCGGCCGTCTTCGAAGGCACCTGGTTCTATAACGGCTTCAGCCCCATCTTCGCTCTGCAGCGCCGTGGCCTGATGCGCGGCACTGGCGAACAGCTGCAGTACATCCTGCGGGACGAAGCCATGCACTTCTCCTTCGGCCTGAAGGTGGTCAACCAGATTGTGGAGGAGGAAAACATCGCCTTCGATCCGAAAGCCGTGCGGGAAATGTGGGACGAATCCGAAGCTGCAGAAACCGCCTATGCCAATTACATCCTGCGGGATCCGATTCTGGGTTATTCAGCGGAGTATCACAGCGAGCAGTTCCGCTTCGTGGCCAACCGCCGTGCCCGCACCGTGGGCCTGGACGAGCCATTCCCCGGCGCGAAAAACGTCTCCCCCTGGCTGGACGAGCAGGCCACTATGCGCAAGGAGAAGAACTTCTTTGAGACGAGGGTGATTGAGTACCAGACCGGAGCGCAGCTGGAGTGGTAG
- a CDS encoding transposase, with product MPRFKHYNYDQDAMVVINYQEQLQPGTFEYAVHYLIEHKLDLSVFHPKYRNEDTGRLAYDPAILLKIILFAYSKGITSSREMQWCCETNIIFKALSCDTVPHFTTLAKFVSSHAEEIEELFEQVLLVCHEQGLLGNELFAIDGCKMSSNAAKEWSGTFKELGEKREKLRRLIRHHLKEHYERDEAETEAELDRDIRRANTILSLDEAMNKVDRFLKTNRPRMGRGKRSKEVKSNLTDNESAKMTTSKGTIQGYNGVATVDKKHQIVIDAQAFGEGQEHHTLQPVLETVESRFRKLGIADSIYQQGTVVTADTGFANEANMKYLHERQINGYVPDNRFRSRDPKFQNQKDKYGKRHQNLPDTGWKQTIPASEFQFDPVTMTCICPAGNSISYQATREAENGKMRVHFEGRLLQCRHCPKKHQCMQNPASANHRKGSGRQVSFTIENKRLPNYTDWMKHRVDSPQGKEIYSHRMSVVEPVFGNIGTTKRLNRFSLRGKKKVQGQWQLYCLVHNIEKLANYGRLAA from the coding sequence ATGCCCCGCTTCAAGCATTACAACTACGACCAGGACGCCATGGTCGTGATCAACTACCAGGAACAGCTTCAACCCGGCACCTTTGAATACGCGGTGCACTACCTGATCGAACATAAGCTAGACCTGTCAGTTTTCCATCCCAAATACCGCAACGAAGACACTGGCCGTTTGGCCTACGATCCGGCCATCCTGCTGAAGATCATTCTGTTTGCCTATTCCAAGGGCATCACCTCCAGCCGTGAGATGCAGTGGTGCTGCGAGACCAACATCATCTTCAAAGCCTTGTCCTGCGATACGGTTCCCCACTTCACCACCCTGGCGAAGTTCGTCAGCAGCCATGCCGAGGAAATCGAAGAGCTGTTCGAACAGGTACTGCTGGTGTGCCACGAACAGGGATTGCTGGGCAACGAACTCTTCGCTATCGACGGCTGCAAGATGTCCTCCAACGCCGCCAAAGAATGGTCGGGCACCTTTAAGGAACTGGGCGAAAAGCGAGAGAAACTGCGACGACTGATCCGCCACCACTTGAAGGAGCATTACGAACGGGACGAGGCGGAGACCGAAGCCGAACTGGATCGGGATATCCGTCGGGCAAACACCATCCTCTCGCTGGATGAAGCCATGAACAAAGTGGACCGCTTCCTAAAGACGAACCGCCCAAGGATGGGCCGTGGGAAGCGGAGCAAGGAAGTGAAGAGCAACCTGACTGACAACGAAAGTGCCAAGATGACCACCAGCAAAGGCACGATCCAGGGCTATAACGGCGTAGCCACGGTGGATAAGAAACACCAGATCGTCATCGACGCCCAGGCCTTCGGCGAAGGCCAGGAACACCACACCCTGCAACCGGTACTGGAAACCGTCGAATCCCGATTCCGGAAACTGGGCATCGCTGACAGTATTTACCAGCAAGGCACGGTCGTCACCGCCGACACCGGCTTCGCTAACGAAGCCAACATGAAGTACCTGCACGAACGACAGATCAACGGCTACGTGCCAGACAATCGGTTCCGCAGCCGGGATCCGAAGTTCCAGAACCAGAAAGACAAATACGGCAAGCGTCATCAGAATCTGCCGGATACAGGCTGGAAGCAGACCATCCCGGCCAGTGAGTTCCAGTTCGATCCGGTAACCATGACGTGCATCTGCCCGGCAGGTAATTCCATCAGCTACCAAGCCACACGCGAAGCCGAGAATGGCAAAATGCGGGTGCATTTCGAAGGGCGTTTGCTGCAATGCCGGCACTGCCCGAAGAAGCATCAGTGTATGCAGAACCCCGCGTCCGCCAACCATCGCAAAGGCTCCGGAAGACAGGTCTCGTTTACCATCGAAAACAAGCGCCTGCCAAACTACACCGACTGGATGAAACACCGGGTGGACAGTCCGCAGGGCAAGGAAATATACAGTCACCGGATGTCGGTGGTAGAGCCGGTATTTGGCAACATTGGTACCACGAAGCGACTGAACCGTTTCAGCTTGCGAGGCAAGAAGAAGGTGCAGGGCCAGTGGCAGCTGTACTGCCTGGTGCACAATATTGAGAAGTTAGCGAATTACGGGCGGTTAGCGGCGTAA